A portion of the Methanobacterium aggregans genome contains these proteins:
- a CDS encoding FHA domain-containing protein, translated as MKTKSHWKMILIYILLVISLLILLSSILYNWSKNPLKSFFYAVITAIIIGFGLIYLQRRLESKPKMEEDTVLIKPQNLLAKLVLDNKNEVVIKNYEHVLGREDFLGLVSSEKLLFIGKTHFRLTKFDDGVYIEDLHTKNGTMINGRNIKGLGKIKLGDGDEICVAKVLNLHYLEENSLT; from the coding sequence TTGAAGACAAAATCTCATTGGAAGATGATCTTAATTTACATACTCCTTGTAATTAGTTTACTGATATTGTTAAGCAGCATACTCTACAACTGGTCTAAAAATCCTCTGAAAAGCTTCTTTTATGCAGTTATAACAGCAATTATAATTGGTTTTGGTTTAATATACCTTCAAAGAAGGCTTGAATCAAAGCCGAAAATGGAAGAAGATACAGTATTGATAAAACCCCAAAATCTACTTGCAAAGCTTGTTTTGGATAATAAAAATGAGGTCGTTATAAAAAACTATGAACATGTACTTGGAAGGGAAGATTTTTTAGGTCTTGTTTCATCTGAAAAGCTTTTATTTATAGGAAAAACTCATTTCAGGCTCACAAAGTTTGATGATGGGGTTTACATTGAGGATCTCCACACTAAGAATGGGACCATGATCAATGGACGTAACATAAAGGGTCTTGGAAAAATAAAACTGGGAGATGGAGATGAAATATGTGTTGCAAAGGTTTTGAATCTCCATTATCTGGAGGAGAATTCCTTAACTTAA